The genomic stretch ATCCGCCGCATAGATCCAGGCCCCGACCAGATGAGACACCACCAGCCCGGCCAGCAACACCGTGACGGTCTGGCCGAACAAGCTGCGTGGCAGCGGCCATCTCATAGTTGGTGCACAGCCGTCGCCAGCATATAGCCGCCGCCCCAGATGGTCTTGATGACCTGAGGCTCATCGGGATTGCGTTCAATCTTGCGGCGCAGGCGGCTGATCTGGGTATCAATGCTGCGATCAAGACCCGCTGCCGCCCGGCCGCGCGCGAGATCCAGCAACTGGTCGCGGCTCAACACGCGCTGCGGGCGCTCGACCAGCGCGAGCAGCAGGTCATATTCGCCAGTGCTCAAGGGAAGGACCACGCCATCCTCGCGCGTCAGATCGCGTGACTCGGTGTTCAGGATCCAGCGATCGAAAGCGTGCAGTCTGGGCCGATGCGCCGCTTCGGTCATTGGGCCGAGGGCCTCGCTGCGGCGCAGGACCGCGCGAATGCGCGCAATGAGCTCCCTGCTGCCGAAGGGCTTGGCCATATAGTCATCGGCGCCCATCTCGAGCCCGATGACGCGGTCCACCTCTTCGCCCTTGGCGGTCAGCATGATGATGGGCACGCGGCTCTCCGCGCGGATGGCCCGGCAGAGAGAGAGCCCATCCTCGCCGGGCAGCATGAGGTCGAGCAGGACCAGGTCAATCCGCGCATCCGCCAGCGCACGACGCATTGCCTTGCCATCGCCGGCGCTGCTGGTGCGAAAGCCCTCGCGCGCCAGTGCGCGGGCGACGAGATCGCGAATTTCGCGTTGGTCATCAACGATCAGAATGTGCGGACCCGTGTTCATCGGCTGATCCTAATCCGGCTTCGGGCGCTTGGGGCAGGAAGAGTGTGGCAAGGTTTGTCGGA from Sediminicoccus sp. KRV36 encodes the following:
- a CDS encoding response regulator, with translation MNTGPHILIVDDQREIRDLVARALAREGFRTSSAGDGKAMRRALADARIDLVLLDLMLPGEDGLSLCRAIRAESRVPIIMLTAKGEEVDRVIGLEMGADDYMAKPFGSRELIARIRAVLRRSEALGPMTEAAHRPRLHAFDRWILNTESRDLTREDGVVLPLSTGEYDLLLALVERPQRVLSRDQLLDLARGRAAAGLDRSIDTQISRLRRKIERNPDEPQVIKTIWGGGYMLATAVHQL